The genomic DNA ccgagaggtgggttgagaatgaataacagagaaacgaatgacacagcgacgaatattgttttagcagccaccagggcctcagaacgacattggctgatgaatttacccggatgggcaccggacacgacccagaagtattgcgaatatttgatggatgaggatatatccaagagatcagcgccgattgaggaatatcgctcagaaagagttgatagcaaccaagaagcatcagactcagagctaggctcatgggaatggattgaccataaggagctagcagcaacgactcaggaaccacagattccacaggagtatattgagtttcagcacttgttcaagcagcctgaacgacctgaactaccagaccatggaccacacgatcatcgcataccccttatggaagggaagacaccgacatgcaagaagatttacccgatgtcagaacgagaatcaagaatactacgggaatatattgaagaacaattggcgaaaggattcatcagaccatcaacatcaccagcagggcacggagtcctatttgtaccgaaaaaggatggaagcctacgactatgtgcagattatcgaccactcaacgccatcaccatcaaggatcgacatccattaccacgagttgatgaaatgcaagaccgaatcagaggagcaaaatggtttacaAAATTCGACATTgtagacgcctacaatcgactacggatcgccagaggagaagaatggaaaacgaccatcagaacgaaatatggacattatgaatatttggtcatgccatttgggcttaccaacgcaccagcatcatttcaacgattcatttatgatgtacttggagtatatcttgacatcttcgtgatagtctaccttgacgacatcttggtcttctccagcacctttgaagaacatgtgcagcatgtcaagaaagtactgcaaaaacttgaggaagcgaagctacgattgaagttgaagaagtgcgaattccatgttcaggagactgagttcttaggacactggatcactacagagggaatccagatggataagaacaaagttcaagcaatcttggattggccagaactgaagaacaccaaggaagttcagcagtttacaggacttgtgaactactaccgacgattcttgaaggactactcacaattcatgacgccactgttcaaattgttgaaaaagggacaagaatttcaatggggaccagaacaacaacaagcgtttcaacaagccaaggaaagaattgtatctgcaccagcacttgtgcagttcgacccagagaaggaaaccacgattgaaacagatgcatcagactacgccattggtatgagaatgactcaaccaggaccagatggaaaaccacgagctgttgcattccactcacgaaaactagttcaagcggaattgaactatgacatccatgataaagaattgctagctatagtggtagcattcaagacttggagagtttatttggaaggagcacaacacactgtacttgtgaagacagatcacaagaacctgaccttcttcacaacaaccaaagagttgacccgaagacaggccagatgggctgaagtactatcgcaatatgacttcaaaatcatccactgcaaaggaaatgagaatggacaagcagacgcactcagtcgacgaccagactatgagatcaaggacagaacgatcaacccagcgatattgaaaaccaacgaagatggaaccatcagctacaaccaccaggtgttagcagcaacgatgcatatctcaaacgaacctttggaaaagaaaatcattgaagaaacacaaaaagacaaaatgatccaggatatgattgaaaactcagcagaaaatgacaaattgaccacagataacaatggattagtgtacttgcacaatctcatctatgtgccaaaaagcatgagaaatgagatcatcagcatgcaccatgacactccactccacggacatttgggaacagagaaaacagctgaacaaattatgagaaactactacttcccaaacacgcgaaaagttgttcaagaatatgtgaagaactgtgaaacttgcattcgagataaggcagcaagacatcaaccctacggaaaaatgcaatccccggatgctccaacacatccatgggaatgggttaccatcgacttcatcacacagttaccgacatcacaaggatatgactcgattacagtcatcacagaccgaatgaccaaatatatccatttggtaccagccaaaggaaccatgaccgcagcagatatggcacaaatattcctgaagcatgttattaccaaccacggaatgcctcaaaagatcacatcagacagagacaagctgttcacttcaaaattctggacaacactcacaaacttgatgggtatagaacaccgcctcaccacagcctaccacccacaagcaaatggtcaaactgaacgaaccaaccaaacgattgagcaatacctacggcattACATCaattatgaacaagatgattgggttaaattcctacccatggcacagtttgcatacaacaatgcagagcactcaacgctcaaagtaacgccattttacgccaattatggataccacccagtgctatatgagaaaccacgaccacaagagtccacatcagaagcagcaaatgagacagtccaaaagctgaagaacttacaccaccaactgtcaagagacattgacttcatgaacctacgagcggctatatattacgacaagcaccatggagagggacctaccttgaagagggggagaaagtattcctgctccgcagaaatatcaaaacgaaacgaccaagtcaaaagctcgatcaccagaagattggacctttcaccattgaaggaaaaacaggaccagtgaattaccgcttgaaactaccgaaatcaatgaagcgcatacatccagtatttcacatctcgctattggaaccagcaccgaaaaacgccatgccaacagaaaatatcgaaatcgaaagcgatgatgatgaatatgaagttgaacgaattctggattaccgacaagtcaatggacgaccatgttacctgatcaaatggaaagggtacgatacctctgagaacacatgggaacctattgcgaacttgactggttgccaccagttggtgaaggaataccaccagcgacagcagagtcgaagttctcccaaaaggaaggagaattcatcatctgagacaGACTAGGATCATCTGTCACCGCAGCAAGCTGAGCATCCAGAGAAGCGGTCTCAGCAACAGGCCAGGAAACTTGAGAATCCAACTCCTCAAGAAGAGCCACGTCATTCTCTAACATAGCCTTATTTCGAGCCTCAAGAAACCGTTTATGTTTCCGCAACCGGGCCAATTTGGCAGACGTCTCGGAAAGACGCGCCAGTGCCTCATCATTTGAACGCTCCGCATCTTCGAGGTCGGCGGCTAATCTCATTCGATCACGCTCCAAATTTTGCCATTTTCGTTCATTATGAAAATCACGTTCACACTTGACGCCAGAACGCACACAATTATTGCATTTTCGATTTGACGAGATTCGTTTACATTCACAAGACATATTGGAAGCACTCATTTCGGAACAACGGAGacaaggaggagaaaagaaaccttCCTTATCTATTTTATCAGCCAGACGATCACGACGAGGGTTTGATTTGGGCATGATAAACGAAGCatgaggaaaagaaaaacagaaaaacaaaacacTCACCGACGGGAATGCCGCAGTTCTTATGGctctcgaggacgaaagcctgaaagagggggaggtaatgttacagatctcactgcatcagcctcacgtgacaatgcggggagtcaaggcagaatcattgggcaaaaagaccatgcagaaagaacaaggattatgatgaggaagatatacacccaagcatcacgtgaccacggtagaaaggacgacggaggaattctaccaatataccaatatggtagataggacaaagagggaatgctaccaatctatcagggaatggatattacaggacagaaggaggtagcatggtaggaacggagaatctaccattggactaggaaaggtatataaggacattcattcatgtacctagcttagttcttcgcgatcaattcaagtcttacagcattggttaccttctagtttctgactcgtccgcacttaaccaacaacccagtatacgtactcggttggccttgtttctctactcgttacctttaccgttcctacttgttgattatcttacggagcctggagggggcgatatacccatcaacgactattgaactacggagcctggagggggcgacatacccatcaacgcatacgacataccgaatcggacccgaaggggcattgagcatacgactacttgggaacacttaaggtaagtgttcagtctcgaaatacaactaactagaaccctaggtacgacacgagagaagccaggttgtgacacagaTGTATGTGGGCCTCACGCTGGAGCACCCCCGCAGCCGGCCACTGTCCCATGCCCCCGCTGCCAGATTGGGGCCCCGTGGCCACAGGAAGGGGGAGCGTGCCTGCCGGGTGCCATGGGCCAGGGCCTGCACTGCCCGTGCAAAGGGCAGGATCAGCCATAGATAGTACACCACAAGCTCACTGACCTCCGCCGGGAGGTAGcgatggatgatcttggtGGACCCTGTCATGCTGTATCCCTTGTGGTATGCCGTCACCAGACTGACCACCCCATGCTCGATGAAGAGATTGCGATGCTGGCCACACACAGTGTTGCTGTGTCGGatccccagcagctcagtgGCCCGCGCCGGCTGCCCAGCAGTCAGGTGcatcagcaggagcagccgCTCCAGGAACTGGTCCACCTGTCCCAGGTAGGCATCCACCACGGTGGTGTGCCACATCACCTGGTGGTCATGCGGCCGCACCCCCACCCACTCAGCCCGCAGCCAGTCGGTGGCCACCACCCGGTCCATCAGCCATTGCTCTCCTGTGGTGGGCAGCGCTGCACGGGTGCGGTGGTCCTGCAGGAAGTTCCATCCACGCCGGTTGTTGGTCGGGTCGTCTGCCAGCTCCACCAGGGCCAGGCGcggcaccaccgcctccCGGGTCTCCTCCTCATGCAGCAGGAACAGCCCCTCCAGCTCCACCTGGGCCAGCTCCACCTGGGTGCGCACGAAGCCCCGCAGGCCCGCCATGGTCAGGTGcagtgtaacgggctaggcccgaaaggcacctcgaaccataaatggttctcgattgaagctattcacaagagcgtgccgaagtcaggtgatcgtagatcacctgatcacgagtatataaatccaccgccagcgtgtctttctttctttctttctttcctttccccaacgagttcttttgtacatatctatatattagatagcaaggcttcggcccattacattagaactcgttcgccctcatctatctacttatttattgaacaacggattacgcatcggattgaacgcgcaacggatcgtacatcgcacactggaca from Aspergillus chevalieri M1 DNA, chromosome 1, nearly complete sequence includes the following:
- a CDS encoding uncharacterized protein (COG:S;~EggNog:ENOG410PMWZ) translates to MAGLRGFVRTQVELAQVELEGLFLLHEEETREAVVPRLALVELADDPTNNRRGWNFLQDHRTRAALPTTGEQWLMDRVVATDWLRAEWVGVRPHDHQVMWHTTVVDAYLGQVDQFLERLLLLMHLTAGQPARATELLGIRHSNTVCGQHRNLFIEHGVVSLVTAYHKGYSMTGSTKIIHRYLPAEVSELVVYYLWLILPFARAVQALAHGTRQARSPFLWPRGPNLAAGAWDSGRLRGCSSVRPTYICVTTWLLSCRT
- a CDS encoding uncharacterized protein (COG:S;~EggNog:ENOG410Q1H7), with product MPKSNPRRDRLADKIDKEGFFSPPCLRCSEMSASNMSCECKRISSNRKCNNCVRSGVKCERDFHNERKWQNLERDRMRLAADLEDAERSNDEALARLSETSAKLARLRKHKRFLEARNKAMLENDVALLEELDSQVSWPVAETASLDAQLAAVTDDPSLSQMMNSPSFWENFDSAVAGGIPSPTGGNQSSSQ